ATATCACGCCTCATGTCGCCACACCCATCCAGCAGCCGATGCGCTATTGCAGGTCATCCAAAAACACGCAGTCAAAATGGCTTACATTGACCGCATTGAGACCTTGGTGCACCAAGGAGCCATCGATGTTCTTGGTCCCGCTAGTGATGCGACGACCCTGCATCAATCCAAGTTTTCCATGGGCACGGTTCTTGCGCTCATCTGCAAGTTTCAGTTTGCAGGCCTTGATGAGTTTGCTAAACACTTTAACGATCCTGAGATTTGCGCGCTACGCAATCGAGTCAGTATGATTTTAGATCCCGAAGTTGATAAGGCTTACCCGCAGAGATGGATTGGTAAGGTGAAGGTGTACCTAAAGAATGGTCAGGTTTATGAAGGCCGCGTCGATGAGCCTAAAGGTGATCCAGGTAATACACTGACCCGAGCGGAAATTAAAGAGAAGGCTTTGCGTCTAGCTGCATTTAGTGGCGGCGCCACTGAATCCGAGATGCACGATGCGATTGCATTGCTATTTGATATTCGCCGGGTAAATACTGTCCCTTTTATTCTTTCCAAATAAGGATTGCTGCTATGAACCTTCCCCACTTACTGCTAAGTGATGCGTGTTGCTTCTTATTTGTTCCAGCGAATCAACCGGAGCGTTACAGCAAAGCATTAGCCAGTGGAGCGCAAGGTGTCATTATTGATTTAGAAGATGCGGTTGGTCTAGACGACAAGCCCAAAGCACGTGATCTACTCAAACAACATTGGTCAGCGATTTCAGAGACGGATAAAGAGCGTATTGTGGTCCGCTGCAACGCTCCAGGCTCACCCTTTTATGCAGCCGATTTAGTATTGCTTAAAGAATTGCAAGTGCCATGCCTCATGATCCCAAAAACAGAAACGCGCGATCACATCAATGGTGCTGCGAGAGAACTACCGAACACTGCATTCATCCCAATGATCGAAACCCCACTTGGTTTGCACCATTTAAATGAGATTGCGAGCTCGTCACAGGTTTTACGACTTGCGCTAGGTAACTTTGATATGCAAGTGGAACTGGGTATTAGCTGCGATGAGAATGAAACCGAACTGGATACCGCCAGATTCATGATGACCCTGGCATCAAAATTGGTCAGTATTGCCCCGCCAATTGATGGGGTTACTCAGTCCACAAGCGATGTCGACCTCATTTTTGCACATGCACATAAAGCCAGACGTTTTGGTTTTGGTGCCAAGTTGTGCATACATCCAAAGCAAATACCCGTTGTGAAACAAGCTTTTACCCCTACTCCTCAAGAGGTCGACTGGGCCCAACGGGTGATTGCAGCAGATAAGGCCTCTGGGGGGCAAGCCGCCAAAGTGGATGGGAAGATGATCGATCGGCCGGTCGTCATGCTGGCGCGCCGAATCCTAAGCTTGGCTGGTAATCCCTAGGTTTTTCGCTAAAAATCCATGGCAAAATGGCGTTTGCTTTATCCCTTACGGAGACTTTTGAATGAAATTAAATAAACCTTTAAATGCATTACTTGCTGCGGTGATGAGTGCTGGTCTGTTATTGACCGGAACAGCGAACGCGCAAAAATACCCTGATAAGCCAATTAGCTTAGTGGTACCGTTTGCAGCTGGTGGTCCAACCGATACGATTGCCCGCTTACTCGCAACCAATATGAGTAAAACACTTGGTCAAACCGTTGTGGTTGAAAACGTCGCTGGTGCCGGTGGTACCGTTGCTTCTGCCAAGGTTGCCAAATCCAAACCCGATGGTTACACCATCTATATCCACCACATGGGTATGGCCACTGCTCAAGCGCTGTATGACAAGTTGCCCTACGATCCCCTCAAAGATTTTGAGTACATCGGTCAAGTTGCAGATGTACCAATGGTGCTTTTGGGCAGCAAAAACTTCCCACCGAATAACTTCAAAGAGCTTGAGGCATACATCCGCGCCAATAAAGACAAGGTAACGATGGCCAATGCCGGTCCAGGTGCCGTGTCCCAACTGTGCGGATTGATTTTCCAAAGCCGTTTAGGTGTGCGTGTGACAACCGTTCCTTATAAAGGTACTGGTCCAGCATTGACCGACTTAGTTGGCGGTCAAGTGAACATTTTGTGTGACCAAACTACCCAAACTATTCCGTTCATCAAAGACGGCAAGGTTAAGGTCTATGGCGTAACTACTCCCAAGCGTCTTTCTGCCCTCCCCAATGTTCCAACCTTGGATGAGCAAGGCATGAAAGGCTTTGACGTGAAGGTGTGGCATGGTATTTATGCTCCGCTTGGCACACCAAAACCTGTTCTCGAGAAACTCAATGCTGCCCTCAAGAAGGCATTGACCGATCCTGATCTGAAGGCTCGCTTAGATTCCTCAAACATTGATATCGTTCCTGTTTCGAAGCAAAACGGTGAGGCGCTCAAAGCTCACTTAGATGCTGAGATCAATCGTTGGGGTCCAATCATTCGTAAAGCCAACATTCCTGATTAATTCGTTGCGCTTTCAATGATTACGAGGCCGGTGCAAACCGGCCTTTTTATTTGGGTGTTAGCCAAACATCCGACCGCGCTTACGGCGCGACATCAGACTTGCATCCATGCCCCATTCATTGGCATCATCGGGCTGAGGTCTTCCCCAAATTACCCATCGGATACTAAGCCCAATTGCCCAGACTGCGAGAAATGGATCTAATAAGTAATCCCATAAATTAATCGACTCATGCCAATGAATCGACCAGGCAATCACGGTAATGGAGATCATGAACGCTTCCCAAGAGTGCTTGGCAAAGAAATAAATTGCAGCAACTAACAAAACGGTTCCCACGAAAATACTGGAATGATAGCCCCACGCATAGGGATCAAACATGGTGAATCCCAAAGCAAAGGGATAAAACAAAATAGCTACTACTGCAATTAGGATTGGAGTAATGCTTGCAATACGAAACGCATTCATTCCACTCCATGTACAAATAATTAGCATTAGACTCAAAATACTCAAATCACCGGTTACTCCCCGAATATAGGCAGCAAACGGCAAACTCCATGGTGCGCCAATGGCTCCGAACGGGGCAAGTAAAACGAGTGATGCAATACTCACCAAGAGAAGTCCTGGAATAAGCCCATAGCCGATATTCAGAGTGGCTCGAATCAGATGCAAAAAAATAATGCTAGTAATGAGACTAATCTCAATCAGCGGTAGTTGATGAATCAAGGTGGAAAGCGTCATTGCGACCTATCCGTTTCTGATTTGATATGTTGTAAATACGACTGTAGATAACCAGCGTCCCAAAGGATTGACTTGATTCGTTTGCGATTCCAGGTATAGACCAGTAAGACTTGCCCTTGTTGGTTCAGGCTCATATAGGGATAAGAGAACTCTTCTTTTGGATTCGTCGTTGAGGCGGTCTCATCCTCAAGCACCGCAATTGTCTTCCAGGGCGAGTAATTACTCTTTGCCGACTGACTACTATCTGCTTTGGCTGGATTAGGCCACGCTGCTGCAAGTACGAGGCGATGACGCCCGTGTTCTAAATCATTAAAGACCATCAAACGGGTTCGATCCGATAACTCCACTCCAGTGATGGCTGCATTGGGGTTGGCTAGCCCTAAATCGGGAGCTAACTCCCAACGCTCACCAGCACTTGCAGTATGGCTTACAGGAATTTGCTTGGGGCCCGTGCGACGGGCTTGACGAAAATACGCACTTGCATGCTTAGCATCATCGATAAAGACGATGGGTTGCAAGGTACCACGGCCCGAGGACATCCGTCGTTTATCCAGCATTTGACCAGTCGGATCAAGTCGTATGAGCTCACCATATT
This genomic window from Polynucleobacter sp. MWH-UH24A contains:
- a CDS encoding CoA ester lyase → MNLPHLLLSDACCFLFVPANQPERYSKALASGAQGVIIDLEDAVGLDDKPKARDLLKQHWSAISETDKERIVVRCNAPGSPFYAADLVLLKELQVPCLMIPKTETRDHINGAARELPNTAFIPMIETPLGLHHLNEIASSSQVLRLALGNFDMQVELGISCDENETELDTARFMMTLASKLVSIAPPIDGVTQSTSDVDLIFAHAHKARRFGFGAKLCIHPKQIPVVKQAFTPTPQEVDWAQRVIAADKASGGQAAKVDGKMIDRPVVMLARRILSLAGNP
- a CDS encoding tripartite tricarboxylate transporter substrate binding protein, whose translation is MKLNKPLNALLAAVMSAGLLLTGTANAQKYPDKPISLVVPFAAGGPTDTIARLLATNMSKTLGQTVVVENVAGAGGTVASAKVAKSKPDGYTIYIHHMGMATAQALYDKLPYDPLKDFEYIGQVADVPMVLLGSKNFPPNNFKELEAYIRANKDKVTMANAGPGAVSQLCGLIFQSRLGVRVTTVPYKGTGPALTDLVGGQVNILCDQTTQTIPFIKDGKVKVYGVTTPKRLSALPNVPTLDEQGMKGFDVKVWHGIYAPLGTPKPVLEKLNAALKKALTDPDLKARLDSSNIDIVPVSKQNGEALKAHLDAEINRWGPIIRKANIPD